From Pseudoleptotrichia goodfellowii, a single genomic window includes:
- a CDS encoding AAA family ATPase produces MNCQKRILLTGMSGVGKTTILSMLQDENTICIDLDETDYIEVDIETKERLISIDKLLSYINSISDKNLILAVCEANQGQIYPLMSAVIVLTASLEVMKERINKRQNNNYGKDKEEWEQIVRNKQEIEPLLIRGADYIIQTDGEIHEVFNKVKLIIDEV; encoded by the coding sequence ATGAACTGTCAAAAACGAATTCTTTTAACAGGGATGTCCGGTGTTGGAAAAACAACAATCCTGTCGATGTTGCAGGATGAAAATACAATTTGCATTGATTTGGATGAGACTGATTATATCGAGGTAGATATTGAAACGAAGGAGAGATTAATCTCTATAGATAAGTTGCTGTCATATATAAATTCTATTTCGGATAAAAATCTGATTCTTGCGGTATGCGAGGCTAATCAGGGTCAAATTTATCCTTTGATGAGTGCGGTCATTGTTTTAACGGCTTCGTTAGAAGTAATGAAGGAAAGAATTAATAAAAGACAAAATAATAATTATGGAAAAGATAAGGAAGAATGGGAGCAGATAGTGCGTAACAAACAGGAAATTGAGCCGTTACTTATTCGTGGAGCTGATTATATAATTCAGACAGATGGAGAAATACATGAAGTTTTTAATAAAGTAAAGCTAATTATTGATGAAGTATAA
- a CDS encoding HAD family hydrolase translates to MKGMEGDLMAKNIAAFFDIDGTIHRNSLLIEHFKMLVKYEYIDIMSWEGKVKEKFSKWETRTGDYDDYLEELVETYVEALKNFKKEDMDFIAKRVIDLRGNRVYKYTRERLEYHINKGHKVIIISGSPDFLVAKMAERYGVKDYRGSEYLVNDKGIFTGEVIPMWDAKSKKKAIADFCGKYDIDLGKSYAYGDTTGDLTMFKKAGNAVAINPAKRLLERLKKDKELKEKVTIIVERKDVIYKLKPNVEII, encoded by the coding sequence ATGAAAGGAATGGAAGGTGATCTAATGGCAAAAAATATAGCTGCATTTTTTGATATAGACGGTACAATTCATAGAAATTCATTGCTTATAGAGCATTTTAAAATGCTTGTAAAATATGAGTATATAGATATAATGTCATGGGAAGGTAAAGTAAAGGAAAAATTTTCCAAATGGGAGACAAGGACCGGAGATTATGACGATTATTTGGAAGAATTAGTGGAAACTTATGTCGAAGCATTGAAAAATTTCAAAAAAGAGGATATGGATTTTATTGCGAAGAGAGTTATAGATCTAAGAGGAAACAGAGTGTATAAATACACGAGAGAAAGACTGGAATATCACATAAACAAAGGTCATAAAGTAATTATAATTTCAGGAAGTCCTGATTTTCTTGTGGCAAAAATGGCTGAAAGATACGGAGTCAAAGATTACAGAGGCTCAGAATACCTTGTTAACGATAAAGGTATATTTACAGGGGAAGTAATACCTATGTGGGATGCTAAAAGTAAAAAGAAAGCCATAGCAGATTTTTGCGGGAAATATGATATTGATTTGGGAAAATCGTATGCTTACGGAGATACTACGGGAGATTTAACGATGTTCAAAAAAGCAGGAAATGCTGTTGCTATAAATCCTGCTAAAAGGTTATTGGAGAGGCTGAAAAAAGATAAGGAATTAAAAGAGAAAGTAACAATTATAGTCGAAAGAAAAGATGTAATATATAAACTGAAACCTAATGTGGAAATAATATAA
- a CDS encoding HIRAN domain-containing protein has product MLSNTFSGIKLEFEGLYYGGNYDIEIFSDGRFYYSYIENDAVEIKKGSFQITQKEVMIFEEMMDYFEFLKNQRNYMINEYQFGNGILVIQKKNGREEKIRLGKEMMFEYSKILIDKYIPKSKRIFLLDTYLSGTKYIRNFGLKIKDAHILDLYREFNGVSLNAVAAFNANKEKVGYVPKEQNEIIARLIDAGKKIVAIPIPFDDEVALKIYMSD; this is encoded by the coding sequence ATGCTGTCAAATACTTTCAGTGGGATAAAACTCGAATTTGAGGGGCTGTATTACGGGGGAAATTACGATATAGAAATTTTTTCTGACGGAAGATTTTATTATTCGTATATTGAAAATGATGCTGTGGAAATAAAAAAAGGTTCTTTTCAGATAACTCAGAAAGAAGTAATGATTTTTGAAGAAATGATGGATTATTTCGAGTTTCTTAAAAATCAGAGAAATTATATGATAAATGAATATCAGTTCGGGAACGGAATACTTGTTATACAGAAAAAAAACGGTCGAGAAGAAAAAATAAGACTGGGAAAAGAAATGATGTTTGAATATTCTAAAATACTTATTGATAAGTACATTCCAAAATCCAAACGTATTTTTTTGCTGGATACATATTTGTCGGGAACAAAATATATAAGAAATTTCGGGTTGAAAATAAAAGATGCACACATACTGGATCTTTACAGAGAATTTAACGGGGTGTCGTTAAATGCGGTAGCTGCTTTTAATGCAAATAAGGAAAAAGTCGGATATGTTCCGAAAGAGCAGAATGAAATTATCGCAAGATTGATAGACGCAGGGAAAAAGATAGTTGCTATTCCTATTCCTTTTGACGATGAAGTGGCTTTGAAAATATATATGTCGGATTAA